Sequence from the Opisthocomus hoazin isolate bOpiHoa1 chromosome 7, bOpiHoa1.hap1, whole genome shotgun sequence genome:
cggggtgaccttagagcagccttccagtacctgaaggggcctacaggaaggacagagagggacttttcacaagggtgtgtagtgataggacaagggggaatggctctaaactaaaagagggcagatttagattagatattaggaagaaattcttcaccatgagggtggtgaaatgctggcccaggttgcccacagaagctgtggctgccccctccctggcagtgttcaaggccaggctggatggagctctgagcaacctggtctagtggaagatgtccctgcccatggcaggggggttggaaccagctgatctttgaagtcccttccaacacttaccattctatgattctatgattaggacCAGGCCCTGAGCAACTGTGTCCCCCATCAGTGTTTCATTTCTACTTGAAATCAGTGGTAGACTAACCACCCTCTAAGTCCACAGTTCCTTACATAAAGCTTTCTGAAATAATGGCACAATGTTTCATAACCCAGTAATATTGGTTTCTTCACCACCGTCACCTCTAGAAACATCAATACGGCACCTTGCAGTTTGTGCAGTGTTCTGTACAGATTATACGAATGCGACGCATATCAAAAACACCCAGTGACCTTAGCATATCTCTCACGTTCTGTAGTAAGAGCTATAAAGTTACAGCAAAACAGATTTACAATAGAAAGACTGAAGAATCTCCAACTGATCACATAACCCAGGTTTGGGCTAGTTCATGCAACCACACTTTCTGTTCATAGTTACTCTCCTACAATCTCACACATTTTTATGATCTTTCAAACTCAAATTATAGGTCCTCGTTTGCCAAAGCGGTCGTCTACTCTCTCGCTTGTCATGTCAGCCAGACAAGGGTTTCCGCAGTGCAAAGATAGTaacacaaaactgaaagcaaagccAATCTAATGGTTAGCCACTGCCCAATGGTACAGTactcctttcccctcctccatCTCCAATCACATGAGCTTGCTGATCTCCCTTATCCCAGCACTACAGGCTGCCTGTCTACACGCCAAGCCAATTCCAGAAATTAAGTTAGGAGAGAAATAAAcctatagggggaaaaaaacggggcggggggggggggggagagggggaaggaaaaggaagaaaaagtgagTTTTTTTGCCTTGTAGCTCCCTGAATAGGCTTATACTGCGAGGTCAGATGAGGTCCAGTGCAAAGGAAGTGATGGGAAATACAGGCTTGtaggcagaagcagcaagaggCAGCAAGATAAACTGCTAATCTGAGAAACTGAACTTTTAAGTTTCACAGTGGATAGCCTCAACTGTCAAAATGCTTCCAGAAGGTGCCTTAAAAGGAAATGCACAACTCACAATCTGTACAATACAGGCACTAGAGAACAGAGAAATCATGacacaaaaattaatttaagcaAACATAGTGACTACAAGATATAGAGTAACAAATGTGAAAGTACTGTACTTTGGTCTCAGCATTCAGCCAAACCACACATCATCAGAGTTATGCCTTCACAATACTGACTTTGCCTCTTTTGCATAAGCTGCAGTGCAGATTTTCTCCAAGTCCATTACCTTCCTCCCTGCTGTGACCTGAACAGACACTTTGACAGAGCAAAATTAACCACAACTCACTGAAACACTGAGTTCCCCACTCAGGCACAGTTCTTCCCAAAGACAACTCATCCTCctgactgaattttaaaatatatgcccCAAAAAAATAAGACGTGAAGCTCAGTTTGTGGGTCTCTTACCTTGATTCTGTTGTCTGTTGGACAAGACTGGAGAGCGGAACCATTACACTGATTTGAATCTGCTCCTGCTCTTTGGGGTTGGCCTGTGACCTTCGGCAGGGGGTAGCCACTTCCATTGGGAATCTTTCTAGCTGGTGCTTTGGAATCACAGCCCTAAATTAGGGAAAACCAGCTTGTCACTGCCTTTTTGTCAGTGATGAATGAACATGAATCAGGGTCAGAAATCCAATCTTCACCCTTAATCCTTCTGTTCTTACAGTGCAAATCAGCAGCTTTGGTACCCTAGTTTAATAACAAAAACTGCCAGAAAGCAGACAGATTTCAGAGAGCATTGTGACATCTGCACCTTAAGACAATAAGAACAAAAACTTCCCCAATCACCAAGAGAAGGAAAGtaggaagagagaggagaaattGGAGTCACGCCCCCTTGGCACAAGGCAGGTTCCACTGCAAAGATGAGGGACTGAGCCTGCCACTCCTGCTAGCAGCTgcccagagaaaaacaactccatctgggcaggggatgggggaagAAGCATCTTGTTCTCCCCAGTGCATCAGAATAACTAAGTTTAAAGAATTATTCTATAGCTGGGATGACAAAATGTTCATCTTGGACTTCAGTCTCTTTCTGTAAATGAGAAGATTAAGTTCCTTTCAGACTTTCAAGTCTCATGTTGAGTCAAACTAACACCTAATTGGTCTTATGCAGTGCCTGATCTGCAGTTTCATCTCTCAAAAGCCACGGCACAGCAAGGACTGAACAGTCTATAGGAGTTGCTGCTAGGACTTTTGCAGATGTCTGAGGACTAGCTGCTCTCCTCCATCTTGGAATTACCTTCTGGTACCTTTGTCTACATTGCCCCTTTGCAGCTGGGTGACTCTCCTCTGAACCGTTACTTAGTATTACCTGGCCAACCAGAAACCCATTCTACCACACCAAGTTACCTGAACAAAGGCCTGGCCCAGGCCACACCCGAGAAGAGTGGGCAGTGAGGAACACCTTCCACAGAAGGCTGGTCTTCGTCCTGACTGAGGAGCCAGAAGGGGAGTGAGTCACGATGGCTCAGTGGAACATGCATCAGCAAGCTGTCATGCCTCAAAGCTTACTTGAGGAAAAGCCTCACGTGCAAAGCACTCCAGCTCCCAGTCCCCATACAAGGGGAGCTCTCGTTTACACATACCACATCAAGAACACAAGCAGCCCAGGTAAGAAACCTCAgctaaaaccacaaaaccaaagccTGGAGATAAAACACCTTCTTCTAGAGCCTGGTGTCAAAGAAGTGGCAAAAAGCTCCCAAAGGGCATTGACAAGCTACTCACAGCTCCAGTATCATTTGCTGAGCCTGTCAGATAGGACAGATGACGTGTTTAGTACAGTGCTTCAAATGTAACAGCACTGCCACCCCTCCAGCTTCTAACTTACCACACCAGGGCatgcttcctcttctttctctagGAAGATCTTCTCTAGCACCAGGAAGGTCAGGAAACCAGTGATCACCCAGAGACCCAGAAGCTTCTGCTGCTGAAAGCTCTGCCCTTCTCCTGAGGTACAAGAGAGAAATCTTCATTGTCGTTACCAAGTACACAGTGTTCCCCACATGTGAACCTACCCCACCCCAGACAGTTTAACCAGCAGTTCCAAGACAAGAAATGACAATGGAAACACTTCCTGTGAGAAATAAGGAGCAAACATGTCTCAAAGCAAATTAGTTTAACTTGGTCATTATTGATCTAACAGATATCGTCATCTCAGGACACTCAGAGCAAGAGCCCCTACCCCTTTAACTTCTACAGTTTAATCTAGAATATTTCCCAACAATGCTGGGACTTTCCCTGAGCTCCGGAGGCAAGTGAagattacaaaaacaaaaatcctgcagCTATATCTACTGAGCAGCAAGCCCTGACATGAGATCTGCCACTAGTGGAGCTATGGATTCACCTTCCCCTTTCTGCCACACCTGGGCAAGTTATGAAGCCCAAAGCTATAAACTTTCTTTTCAATTACAGCCAAGCTTGTGAGATAATCATCCATTCAGCTTGGCGGCAGAAATGAAGATTGCATTGCAGTGGAAGAACAGAATGACTCTGTAACGGGGCTTACGTGGGTCAAGGAAACCTTTATGCTTCAGGACAGTCTGTCAGAAGTAAACAAGCTAGAGTAGGAAGATGGAGTCATTTGGGAACGACTGTAGAAAGAGGAACAAAAAGGACAGCAGGTTCTGCTGGCAGTGCTAGAGCAATGAGGAAGAAGACGACCAAAGGCCCAGCAGATCTGAAACCCCAGGACATAGGTGCTAGGAAGTCTGCGAAACCCAGGGTATCCTTTTCCCTCGCTCATGTTTTCAGGGGGAAAATGAATTCTTGGTTTCTCAACAGGTGGGATGCAGCAGCACCTGCCTTCTAGGCTATCGGTTTGCCGAAGCAGAGAGATACAATCACTACAGGTTTCAACAACCCCGGCTATCTGAGGGGTGAAGGAGATGCCCTGATACCACAAGCTCTGTCCCAACACAAACACTGTTTAGTCTGCTGGTAAACACAGGTTTCCATCACCTGCATTTCCTACTTCTCTCTTCCCCCTACCTTAGTCATGCCTCCATGGTCAATCTTCCATGACTTCTCCTTGACCAAAGACTGAGAGGGCAACACGTTTGGGCTCCCACAGATCAAAGTACCAAGCAGAGGGGCTCCAGTTAGTCCCAAGAAAGAGGCTCTAGGAGTTAACACTGTTATAGGGATGGATTCATAGACAAGATGTATCTGATGAGGCAGAGTCCCCACCTGAGATGGTGCACATGTTAATGTACCAGACCACACACACGTTCATAACTTCCCGTCAGGTTAAAGAAGCATTCTCTTTCCTTACAGGAAGGACAAAGGAAAATCAGAAGAGATTTATAAGGAGTCAAGGCAAGACAGGAAAAGTTGATAGACAAGAAATCCATTGCAAGTTACTAAACATAGAGAAACCATAGCCAACTCAGGAAGCCTCCAATCTCAAAATCTTTGGAGGACTGCAGAGTACAAAGAGTAGTTATTACATGTGTGTTTACTGTCCTTCCCTAGGTATTTGCTTTTACACATTGCTTGAAAGAGAATACCAGCCTAGATCAGTTTTTGGGCTGACCAGCCTGGCTGGTCTTGTATTTTCAAGATGGAACACACTCAAAAAATGTAGCCGTAGACATAGCACCAACTGTTTCTAGGCATATCAGGCTTTCATACCTGTTGTTGCACTGCATGTGTAGGTCCAGGCTTCAGGAAGCAGGTGCAGAAACACATTCCCCAGTAGTCCACCAATTGCAAAACTCAACAACTGCTTCAAACGATGTGacccagctgaagaaaaaaaaaaaagaagaagaaaaaaaaaaaaaccaccccgcACAAACCACTTATCACAACTCAGCTGTTTGCACACTGAAAGCATCTACAAAGCAAGTTTTCAAAGGAGAGAGCACAACACAAATAGCTAGAGGGCAAGAAAAAACCTGTGCACCACTTGGCTGGGACAGCAGTGTGTAGGAGCGTCCTGGACGAAGCAGggtgcaaaacaaacaatactcTTTGTACGAGCTCCATCCAGGGCTTGCATTTGTCCAAAGACTCCGTACCAAATTGGCAGATACAGACTAAAGCACCAGAAACAGACTATTTTAAATGATAGTATTTCTGTGACAAGATCCTTTTTGTCACTGTTCCGTTCAGTCACAAATCAGGACTTGTGGCTGCAGAAAGGCTAACGCAGGTAGCAGGCTTACCTTCTGACCGCAGAGCAGCTCCTGTCTCAAATGGGATCACCAGCAAGGGGAAGACCCCACTCAGCCCCACCATGAACGAACCGATGAGGGAACAGATCCAGGCATCCAGCCGCTCGCTGCTGAAAAGGTTTCCCCAGGACTCTGCTTCCTTCTCACACACAGGACCAGAACTAGCAGCAACATGACTTCTCGGGAGCTGCTGAGCTTCACAAGCCACAATCAGAAACAAGGAGAACGTCCCGTTgagcagaagcttttgttttGTCATCGCTAAGTGGTCTCAGCCGGGCTGGCTGACCTCTGAAAGAGGGGAGAGCAGTTCTGAGAGCATGCCCAAGACTCCCTCCCATCATCCCGGAGAAAATCACACCATCCCCTCCCCCAGCATCTTAGCACGGGTATGTATCCCCATAAGGAACACCTGAAACTCTTTCTGACTTCAACACAGCATTAAAGGACAGAGAGGCTGTTTATCATTGGGTATATGAAACTGCACATAAGACATCTTGTGAAACAGCCTGGCTTTCAGCATCTCCCCTCAGGTAGGCTGGACAAGGACTCCAAGTACCCTTGTCCTGCCCTTCAGTGTCCCAAGGCTTCAGAGAAAGGTGCTGACCAGAGATGCTACCCAGATACGACTTCTCTTTGCCATGGAACAGCATCCATGTAATAAATGAGGATGCAAGACAGGCAGCATAACAGAGGTCTGTAAAATCATGAGTGGCATAAAGATGGTGAACAGGGCTAGATTATTCACTGTCTCTTCAGACGTAACTGCTAACAGCCATCACATGAAGCCAGTGAGGGTcagcttcaaaacaaaacaaacaaatgtgaCTCTTCATTAGCAGAGAACTAGTGTGGTAGTACTTCTCCAAAAATGATGGAAAATTTTACATCGATTCAACAAAAGACAAGTACTAGAACAACAAATCTATTGGTTGTTCATGGTTAGACAGCTCACATTAGACTCAGGAAATCCTCTTATCTGAAAGAAGCTGGGGGTTGGAAAAGTAGTTGGAAAATATCATATACACTTGTCCTATTTCTATTCTTTCCCAAAAGGATACTGGGTTATATGGTCTCTTAGTCAAAATCAGCACAGCTGTTACTAAGAACTCTTCAGTcacaagaaaactggagagaaGTGGGCATGttagaaggagaaaataattacatACTCCCATTGgcaaacaggaaaggaaagcaaatgatGCAAAGGCTGAAGTGCTCCTTCGGTCTccagaagaaaaagtgaaacgtgacaagcaaaattaatttggaaatggGAGAAAAGAGCTGGTTAGAAAAGAACAGCTTAGCAAGTGTTCACAAAACAGCTGTAGATTGAGAGAGAATAACGGCATTCACCTGAAAGCATGTAAGAAAACAGTCAAAGTAATCTCTGAAGCATTAGTGACCATCTTTGAAAATTTACAGGAATATGGGAAGGCCACAGAAGGCTGGAGAAGCATCATGCCTCACCTacctttataaaaagaaaaaaaaaaggtgggagaAGACTTAAGAAGTTACAGACCAGTAACTTGTAACTTCAATCCTGTGACAGATTCTTGATCAAGTTAAATGATAAGTTTGTAGTTACCTATAAGATAAGAAAATGATAAAGATAGGAAAGCATTAAGTAACAGCCAGACAGGAAGGGGCCTGAAATCATCAAGACAAAATTCAGGGTGTTGGAACCAACCTAAGGGCTCACTGCAGCTGAAAAGAGTGGTGTTGCCCCttgtgtccccgtccccccccgtgAAGCATCCCCTTCCCATGCTCACACCTGACTCCATGAGTGAGTGAGGTCAGAAGAAATTAACAGgaaaaactatttattttaaaggcTTGGCCCTTTTCCAATTTCAGTCTCTGAACTAAATCACTGCAGGAGGAAGGCCCAGCTACAGTGAGcaatcaaaaagaaaattaaaggacAGGGTCCCCTGGTTCCTGTGAAGGAGAATGCCGAGCTCCAAACACAGTGACCATGGACATCAGGAGCAGCGAGGACACAAGAAGAAACCAGCGAAGACGCTGGCTTGGCTAGCTGTGCAAGAACCACTAAAACTTTTTGTAGCAAGATAATGTCTGATGAAGGGTAAACTCTACTGACCCATACAAaacccatgttttttttttttttttttttgacaagaaaaaaaatccctcaacaTAGTAAGTTCAAACCAGTTCTGGATTTTGTGGCATCTTATTGCAGTATTTTCATCTGCACACAAGAACACTAGACCTACCTGTAGAATATTATCAAACCAATCTCAGTAAAGATCAGTACAAAACAGTAAACTAAGGGGGGGTTGGACATGATGAAGCAGCAACTTTGATGTGCCACccaaaaaaaaatgcatacatgCATTACATTGATTCAGA
This genomic interval carries:
- the SLC39A13 gene encoding zinc transporter ZIP13 isoform X2; translation: MTKQKLLLNGTFSLFLIVACEAQQLPRSHVAASSGPVCEKEAESWGNLFSSERLDAWICSLIGSFMVGLSGVFPLLVIPFETGAALRSEAGSHRLKQLLSFAIGGLLGNVFLHLLPEAWTYTCSATTGEGQSFQQQKLLGLWVITGFLTFLVLEKIFLEKEEEACPGVAQQMILELQDEDQPSVEGVPHCPLFSGVAWARPLFRAVIPKHQLERFPMEVATPCRRSQANPKEQEQIQISVMVPLSSLVQQTTESRPLQVLEGCSKVTPEPSLLQAEQPQLPQPVLIGEVLQPSDHLRGPPLDPLQHIHVLPMLGAPELDAVLQVGSHESGVKGQNHLPRPAG
- the SLC39A13 gene encoding zinc transporter ZIP13 isoform X1, yielding MTKQKLLLNGTFSLFLIVACEAQQLPRSHVAASSGPVCEKEAESWGNLFSSERLDAWICSLIGSFMVGLSGVFPLLVIPFETGAALRSEAGSHRLKQLLSFAIGGLLGNVFLHLLPEAWTYTCSATTGEGQSFQQQKLLGLWVITGFLTFLVLEKIFLEKEEEACPGVGCDSKAPARKIPNGSGYPLPKVTGQPQRAGADSNQCNGSALQSCPTDNRIKISGYLNLLANTIDNFTHGLAVAASFLVSRKVGFLTTMAILLHEIPHEVGDFAILLRAGFDRWSAAKLQLSTALGGILGACFAICSQSPKGAGETIAWILPFTSGGFLYIALVNVVPDLLEEKNPWNSLQQILLLCTGITVMVLLSLTTE
- the SLC39A13 gene encoding zinc transporter ZIP13 isoform X3 yields the protein MTKQKLLLNGTFSLFLIVACEAQQLPRSHVAASSGPVCEKEAESWGNLFSSERLDAWICSLIGSFMVGLSGVFPLLVIPFETGAALRSEAGSHRLKQLLSFAIGGLLGNVFLHLLPEAWTYTCSATTGEGQSFQQQKLLGLWVITGFLTFLVLEKIFLEKEEEACPGVISGYLNLLANTIDNFTHGLAVAASFLVSRKVGFLTTMAILLHEIPHEVGDFAILLRAGFDRWSAAKLQLSTALGGILGACFAICSQSPKGAGETIAWILPFTSGGFLYIALVNVVPDLLEEKNPWNSLQQILLLCTGITVMVLLSLTTE